One Mycobacterium kubicae genomic window carries:
- a CDS encoding DUF2710 family protein, with translation MVSGPDSRAELSDKSDRDLVESVLRELSEAADKWEALVAEAETVTYSVDLGDIHAVANSDGRLLKLTLHPSVMTGYAHGELADRLNLAIAALREEAEAENQARYGGRLR, from the coding sequence ATGGTGTCGGGGCCGGACAGTCGCGCGGAATTGAGTGATAAAAGCGACCGGGACCTCGTCGAATCGGTTCTACGTGAACTGAGCGAAGCGGCCGACAAATGGGAAGCACTCGTAGCAGAAGCCGAGACCGTCACGTACAGCGTGGACCTCGGAGATATTCACGCTGTTGCAAATTCCGACGGCCGGTTGCTCAAGTTGACGTTGCATCCGAGCGTGATGACGGGTTACGCCCACGGCGAATTGGCCGACAGATTGAACCTTGCGATCGCAGCGCTGCGCGAAGAGGCGGAGGCCGAGAACCAAGCACGTTACGGCGGCCGGCTGCGGTGA